The Mauremys reevesii isolate NIE-2019 linkage group 1, ASM1616193v1, whole genome shotgun sequence genome has a segment encoding these proteins:
- the ADM2 gene encoding protein ADM2 — translation MKSLPSVALGCISLTLCLLQLPASLPLPVGHTLLLPKHREPPDRRAAALLGNRPLKRRTVELLWVGTARAQLDWEQPGGTPASLAGPKGRARRSLTGPWRAKRHAAPRRHHAHLMRVGCVLGTCQVQNLGHRLWQLMGQSGRQDSSPMNPNSPHSYG, via the exons ATGAAATCTCTGCCTTCGGTTGCGCTGGGTTGCATCAGCTTGACGCTGTGTCTGCTGCAGCTGCCggcctccctgcccctgcccgtgGGGCACACCCTGCTGCTGCCTAAACACAG GGAGCCCCCGGACAGGAGAGCCGCTGCGCTGCTGGGGAATCGGCCCCTGAAGAGGAGGACagtggagctgctctgggttGGCACTGCAAGAGCTCAGCTGGACTGGGAGCAGCCCGGGGGGACCCCAGCCTCCCTGGCCGGCCCCAAAGGCAGAGCACGACGCTCACTGACTGGCCCCTGGCGTGCCAAGCGCCACGCGGCCCCACGCCGCCACCACGCCCACCTGATGCGCGTGGGCTGCGTCCTGGGCACCTGCCAGGTACAGAACCTCGGGCACCGCCTCTGGCAGCTGATGGGCCAGTCGGGCCGCCAGGACTCATCACCCATGAACCCCAACAGCCCCCACAGCTACGGATGA